A single region of the Streptomyces vilmorinianum genome encodes:
- a CDS encoding cold-shock protein: MPTGKVKWFNSEKGFGFLSRDDGGDVFVHSSVLPAGVDALKPGQRVEFGVVAGQRGDQALSVTVLDPTPSVAAAQRRKPDELASIVQDLTTLLENITPMLERGRYPDKVHGKKIAGLLRAVADQLDV; encoded by the coding sequence GTGCCTACCGGCAAGGTCAAATGGTTCAACAGCGAGAAGGGCTTCGGCTTTCTCTCCCGCGACGACGGCGGCGACGTCTTCGTCCACTCGTCGGTGCTCCCTGCCGGAGTCGACGCCCTCAAGCCGGGGCAGCGTGTGGAGTTCGGGGTCGTCGCCGGCCAGCGCGGCGACCAGGCGCTCTCCGTGACGGTCCTCGACCCGACCCCGTCCGTCGCCGCGGCGCAGCGCCGTAAGCCCGACGAACTGGCGTCCATCGTGCAGGACCTGACGACGCTCCTGGAGAACATCACGCCGATGCTGGAGCGCGGCCGTTACCCCGACAAGGTGCACGGCAAGAAGATCGCCGGCCTGCTGCGGGCGGTCGCGGACCAGCTCGACGTGTAG
- a CDS encoding HAD family hydrolase — MTLTVGFDLDMTLIDSRPGIKAAFQAFSAETGVPIDADLAVSRLGPPLHHELAHWFPEAEIEERVVQYRALYPTYAIGPSLAMPGARDAIQAVRDAGGRAIVVTAKNGPHAELHLSHLGIDPDAVIGGLWAEGKAEALREYRAGVYVGDHTGDVRGAATAGAVSVAVATGPCDERELRAAGADVVLPDLTEFRPWWEAYQA; from the coding sequence ATGACTCTCACCGTCGGCTTCGACCTCGACATGACGCTGATCGACTCCCGCCCCGGCATCAAGGCGGCCTTCCAGGCCTTCTCCGCCGAGACGGGCGTCCCGATCGACGCCGACCTCGCGGTCTCCCGGCTCGGGCCGCCGCTGCACCACGAGCTGGCGCACTGGTTCCCGGAGGCGGAGATCGAGGAGCGGGTCGTCCAGTACCGCGCGCTTTACCCCACGTACGCGATCGGTCCCTCGCTCGCGATGCCCGGCGCAAGGGATGCGATTCAAGCCGTTCGCGACGCGGGCGGCCGGGCGATCGTCGTCACCGCGAAGAACGGGCCACACGCCGAACTGCACCTCTCCCACCTCGGCATCGACCCCGACGCCGTCATCGGCGGACTGTGGGCCGAGGGCAAGGCGGAAGCCCTGCGCGAGTACCGAGCGGGCGTGTACGTCGGCGACCACACGGGCGACGTGCGCGGCGCCGCGACCGCGGGCGCCGTATCGGTCGCCGTGGCCACCGGACCGTGCGACGAGCGGGAGCTGCGGGCGGCCGGCGCGGACGTCGTCCTGCCCGACCTGACAGAGTTCCGCCCCTGGTGGGAGGCGTATCAGGCCTGA
- a CDS encoding FecCD family ABC transporter permease, producing MTAAFRFRRVLAAVAAVVALLLAILLSLAVGARPIAPSTVLDALLHGGTSDDAQVVRQLRVPRTLIGLMVGAALALAGTALQGITRNPIADPGILGISQGASVGVVLAIAFAGVHTLTGYVWFAFAGAALASVAVYAIASSGRGGATPVKLALGGAAINALLLSVTTGILTTRASALDEFRFWQIGSLDGRDVGVVGQVWPFLLLGTVLVVSVARGLDALALGEDVAKGLGQRVATVRIVGGLGATVLTGAGVAAAGPIAFVGLAVPHIARAIVGSDHRWVLPMAALVGPVMLLVSDVIGRVLFPPGEVPAGVMTALIGVPFLVTLVRRKAVPA from the coding sequence ATGACAGCCGCCTTCCGTTTCCGACGCGTCCTCGCCGCCGTCGCCGCCGTCGTCGCCCTCCTTCTCGCGATCCTGCTGAGTCTCGCCGTGGGCGCCCGGCCCATCGCCCCCTCCACCGTCCTCGACGCGCTGCTGCACGGCGGGACGAGCGACGACGCCCAGGTCGTACGCCAACTGCGGGTGCCCAGGACCCTGATCGGGCTGATGGTCGGCGCCGCGCTGGCCCTGGCCGGGACGGCCCTGCAGGGCATCACCCGCAATCCGATCGCCGACCCCGGGATCCTCGGCATCAGCCAGGGCGCCTCGGTGGGCGTGGTCCTCGCGATCGCCTTCGCCGGGGTGCACACGCTGACGGGGTACGTGTGGTTCGCCTTCGCGGGCGCGGCCCTCGCCTCGGTCGCGGTGTACGCGATCGCCTCCAGCGGGCGCGGCGGGGCGACGCCGGTGAAGCTCGCGCTCGGCGGCGCCGCGATCAACGCGCTGCTGCTCTCGGTGACGACCGGGATCCTGACGACGCGGGCGTCGGCGCTCGACGAGTTCCGGTTCTGGCAGATCGGCTCGCTCGACGGGCGGGATGTCGGCGTCGTCGGCCAGGTCTGGCCCTTCCTGCTGCTCGGCACGGTCCTCGTGGTGTCCGTGGCCCGCGGCCTGGACGCGCTGGCGCTCGGCGAGGACGTGGCGAAGGGGCTCGGCCAGCGGGTCGCGACCGTACGGATCGTGGGCGGCCTGGGGGCGACCGTGCTGACCGGCGCGGGCGTCGCGGCGGCCGGTCCGATCGCGTTCGTCGGCCTCGCGGTCCCGCACATCGCCCGCGCGATCGTGGGGAGCGACCACCGCTGGGTGCTGCCGATGGCGGCGCTCGTGGGCCCCGTGATGCTGCTGGTCTCGGACGTGATCGGGCGGGTGCTGTTCCCGCCGGGCGAGGTGCCGGCCGGTGTGATGACGGCGCTCATCGGCGTGCCGTTCCTGGTGACGCTGGTGCGCCGGAAGGCGGTGCCGGCATGA
- a CDS encoding FecCD family ABC transporter permease: MTATSVRPAGYGVVRSGSGSFLLHRRSAFVALALGLVLAATCVAYLCVGEKFVEPSEVLKVLFGQDSRSAFVVEELRMPRLAVGLMVGAAFGVAGALIQTVARNPLASPDIIGISQGAGALTVGAMTFGLTSYAVLPYLSVLGGIAAAALVYVFAWRGGLHATRFVLIGIGFAIALRSLITLFMTKGDYLVAQQAQIWMTGSLNGRGWDEAAPIRWTLIVLLPAILWAARAQRTVSLDDDTATALGVRLGRVRLGLVGVGVVLASVATGVAGPVDFVALLAPQIARRMTLPRSRLRRGGGAPTAQIPLLCSALTGAFIVVLADLLGKRLFSPTELPVGVLTAAVGAPYLIWLIVRSRTATAIAGGAS; encoded by the coding sequence ATGACGGCGACTTCTGTACGGCCCGCCGGGTACGGAGTCGTACGCTCCGGAAGCGGATCGTTCCTGCTGCACCGGCGCTCGGCGTTCGTCGCCCTGGCCCTCGGGCTGGTGCTCGCGGCGACCTGTGTCGCGTACCTCTGTGTCGGCGAGAAGTTCGTCGAACCGTCCGAGGTCCTGAAGGTGCTCTTCGGGCAGGACTCGCGGTCCGCGTTCGTGGTCGAGGAGCTGCGGATGCCGCGGCTCGCGGTCGGACTCATGGTCGGCGCCGCGTTCGGGGTGGCGGGGGCCCTCATCCAGACCGTCGCCCGCAACCCGCTCGCCAGCCCCGACATCATCGGCATCAGCCAGGGCGCGGGCGCGCTGACGGTCGGCGCGATGACCTTCGGCCTCACCTCGTACGCCGTCCTGCCCTACCTCTCGGTCCTCGGCGGGATCGCGGCCGCCGCGCTCGTCTACGTCTTCGCGTGGCGCGGCGGGCTGCACGCGACCCGGTTCGTCCTCATCGGCATCGGCTTCGCGATCGCGCTGCGCTCACTGATCACGCTGTTCATGACGAAGGGCGACTACCTGGTGGCCCAGCAGGCCCAGATCTGGATGACGGGCTCGCTCAACGGGCGCGGCTGGGACGAGGCCGCGCCGATCCGCTGGACGCTGATCGTGCTGCTGCCCGCCATCCTGTGGGCGGCCCGCGCGCAGCGGACGGTCTCCCTGGACGACGACACCGCCACGGCGCTGGGCGTGCGGCTCGGGCGGGTCCGGCTCGGGCTCGTGGGCGTCGGGGTCGTCCTCGCGTCGGTGGCCACGGGAGTGGCCGGGCCGGTGGACTTCGTGGCGCTGCTCGCGCCGCAGATCGCCCGGCGGATGACTCTCCCCCGCTCCCGGCTGCGCCGGGGCGGGGGCGCCCCCACGGCACAGATCCCGCTGCTGTGCTCGGCCCTGACGGGGGCGTTCATCGTCGTCCTGGCCGACCTGCTCGGCAAGCGGCTGTTCTCGCCGACCGAACTGCCGGTGGGCGTCCTGACGGCGGCGGTCGGCGCCCCGTATCTGATCTGGCTCATCGTCCGGAGCCGTACCGCTACCGCTATCGCTGGAGGAGCGTCGTGA